The sequence below is a genomic window from Tubulanus polymorphus chromosome 1, tnTubPoly1.2, whole genome shotgun sequence.
AAAGaaaaactcttactcagttaGTTACAAAAAAACACATACAAAACAACATTACAACAATCAAACATGGAATAGAAGTATAGATTTTTTTTAGTTACTCACTTTGCCTTTAAATTTATCTGTCATTCGAATACCATATTCACTTATTTCCAGGCAACAAAGTGGAGGAGATTCAGATTTGATGGACGTACGTCGTGTGAATAATACCTGAAAGTCATAAAACCGCAATCAAATTAATGATTGAATGCTGGAAAATGCTGCCATCTGTGAGATATTCTGTGAATTAAAAGCACAGATCTATTATCATAAATCTTGCAACAACGCatatattagatattttatcatagaatatgttCAAGTTCAATACAAATCTATATCAGCTTTAAAAGGCACAGTTACCTTTTGCATGGCTTGGCAAAGAACATCATTGCCTTTATGAAAGCCAACTTCAACAGAACCTAGGAATTTAATTGTAAATCTATCTGGTCTACGCTCATCTGCAATACAAACAAGTACAAATTACAATACTGGTAATCGAAGCACGGAACATGTTGCCTCgtgatttttgtttctctgatgatggagCAGGGTTCATAGTCGGGTTTTGATGATTGACTCTGAATACTGAGATTTATATCAGCCTACCAGTCATGTTGCCTATACAAAATGACTAAATTAAATGATCGTTTATCACATAATCAACCCAATTTAAATAAGCAAATACTATTCTTCATACTTACGGAAGTCATCATCTAAGAAGTCTAAATCTTGAGCATAGACTGCAGGAAATATACCCTTTTTACCAGTTCTCAGATTTACAcctataacaaaaatatagacCTTGATAATATCGTTGTttctaaaattgattaacattaaTTTTCTATGATGATAAACTGAAAACTCACCAACACACCACAAGTCATCACATTCCTCTATAACATGTAACATATCACCAATTTCTATAGCCATTTCGTCGGCATGTCTGGGGATGAATCTATGGATCCCTCGATGGGTTgcttctaaatcatcaatgtTCAACGATGCTGAACTCGAAGTAGACGATCGTGGCACTGTAGACAGAAAATACTTATTAAAAAACGCTGTAGAGCCAATCATGAAATTGATTCTCCACATCTTTCACATGAAACACCTGGGTTCCTTATTAGCAAAACATATGCGCATTTCATCTTACAGTGTTTgagcaaaatatttttcttttgataTACGCGAGTTGATCATGCTGAAGCACAGATGTCTTCtagtttattttattagattttttaCCCGGGTgtgatttttcatattttttatgtgttaaaaCATTCTTTCTTACCTTTGCAATCAATGACAGTACCAGTACTACATGAACTATTAATTCTTGATAAAGAAGACACTGATTTTTTCAGCGTAGCCACTTGTTGTTCTTCAGGGCTTGAATCCTCGACTAACAGTGCGTTGTTTGAACTTAATAATGCTTTAGATGTAGCAGCTAGTGTATTAAAATGTATGTCAACAGAATCGGATAACTGCGGGGTAATATCCTCGGATTTAGGTGTAACAACCTCCGAGCCTAAATCTTGTTCGTTTGACTCTTGTTCAGCCGCTAATGCCAACTCTGCTTCATAGATTTCTTCTGCTAGCGATTTCTCTGAACATGTTGACATGGACATAGGACTAACAGCTGAAAGGTAGACAAAATAGAGACAGACTATTATCGGATTACAAGGCTGTTACTGTAGACAAAAGGTCAGCAGACGAGATTCTAAGAGCGTTGTATTGGATATTCAGTATTAGTTTTACACCCACATACACCTACACCAACAACAACCATTAACACACCGCTGtagtatattatatcataACATCGACAATCTTACCTCTAGGTGATAAGCCTGGAAGATCAGTTGGTCGTTGTTTGTTTTGACAGGATACTTCAGGATCTGTAGGAGATTCAATTTTATCCGGTGATACATTGCTATGGCGACGCTTGTGGcgtgtttttggttttctctcaTATTCGATAAAAACACTGTCCTAGAATAAGAGTAAAGATGAAAAGTGAGAGTGAATTTCCCATAAAGTAAGCACTCAAAATAACATAAAATGACACAAACACCCTTATCATGAAACATTGTGAAAACATCATTAAGCCTAAAAAGTAGTTTGTAGGTAGAAGAAAAGCTTTTTGCAATATTAAAAGGTCATCATgtcatttaatttgtttcgaTGGAAAATCCTCATCGCCTTTCTCTGTATCCGATCCTCCGCCAACATCTGTAAGGAGAGGAAATCAATGGCTGGCAGCAGCATTTTGTAATTACATTTTTTCTCCCGCTCCCTCTCCCATCCATCCATGTAACCATGGCGACATGGAGTCAATAGTGGAGGCTGGATAACTGTAGACGGAAGATGATAATGCAGCTAGTATGGACCACGAGTGATGGATAATTGCTCCACTACTATAAAAGGAATTGCCTCAGTGTGATGTTATGTTAGCCTTGATATAGTTCCGGCAATCGTAATCCCCAAATGACATGTTTTAATTGATACAAGTGCTATTAATCTAATGTATAACTGGTAGGCCTATAAAGTTATAGCatagaaaatatacatttgtatTTGGAGATTCTATTATCATGgtagatttatatatttataacgcTGCTAGACTTATCACTATAGGACGAAGTGTAGTGAACACAACTTCACTGGCTTACAGTTCATTAACGTATTGCTTTTAAAATATTACTAATGACATACAAATGTCTTAATAATATAGCACCTGAATATCTATCTAAACTTTTAACTCCATATATTTCATGCCAACAACTACACTCCAGGTTCGGATAAGTCAATCCTCTGTCAACCAATTCCAAGGAAGAATATTGGCTCTAAATCTTTTAGCTATGCCCAGTCCTGCTTTATGGAATTCATTGCCTAAATATATTCCAGATACCAAGTCCCTGTTAGTATCTAAAAAGAGGCTAAAAACTCACTTTCTTAACGAAACTTATAATCTAAATGTTGTAATGGCTCTgtattgtttttatatatatatatatatatatatatatatatatatatatatatatatatatatatatatatatatatatatatatatatatatatatatatatatatatatatatatatatatatatatatatacatacagcACGCGCgcgcgcacacacacacacacatatatatatatatatatatatatatatatatatatatatatatatatatatatatatatatcttattGCTTATTCTATTTAATGTAACGCGTTACAAGTCGGTAAAGAGAATGacattatataaaaataaacataattaTCATTGTATGTTAgcagaaaaacaaaaacagaaacagTAACAAAAAAAGTAATATGAAGACGAACTGATGAAGAGGACATTAAGATGATGAAAAATGACACAAAGAATTTAGATCCTGTTGGTGCTTATAGATAAGCAAAACTTATTATCTAGTTtcctaaattcaattcaaaactgTCTTACATCAACAGCTACAACGCTATATTCAGGCCaatacagaaaatgaattatgttgCCTCTAATAACGCATAGAAGTTtattaatgataaatatattcatgatcTATCCACAATCCAACAACTAAAGACCAATAAGAGGTTATAAACTAACCATAAACGTATCTGCGATCTTCgattactaatcataaatgaCAATAACCAAGGATCTGAATCATTAATTCTTTCCCAGAGCTCACAGGAGGTAAGATATCGAAAAGTACAtgcaacaaataataatctCAGAGTCAGTAGAAATCTTACAGATCAAAACCCAGACGATTGACTTCAATTAGACCGGCGCTTGAAGGGATAACATCGGACTACATACAATAGATATGACTTCCAGCAACGATcaaacaatcaatcaatcaatcaatacaGCTTAACACTGTGAACCCAACACTAAATTGAACATTCATCAGTGTTTGAGATTACTCTAACAAAATGCGCTATATATTCGTATTAGTTGACATTAGTTTCTAATAGGGTAGAAATTGGtcgtatattttcattaacgcGACTTTACCTCGGTTTCTGTGTCGGAATCTGAATAATAGTCATTTATCTTCGGCGTTGGTTGTTTTCGCTCGTCGGCCGACCTATCATCGCTTTTTTCACAGCTGTGATGTTTTTtatgttcgatatttttcatattgaaatacGCAGTCCTATCAACGTGTGAAACATCATTACATCGAGCTCGTACATTCCGTATATCGGTTTCCGACGATGCTACCGAAGCTCTCGGAGACGAACATTCCTTACACTTAATGTCCGTATTCGAATTCCCGTGATCGATGTTAAAGTCATTTTCGAACTCGAAATCGCTGTCTTCGTTTATAAGGTCAAAATTTTCGATGCTGATATcgtgagttaatctaaaaatagaaaaatattggAGGTTGAAATTACTGAAAATCACCAAGTTACCCAGTAGCAAATGCTCTATTCCAATAGCTTTTGTTAATATCCATCATTTCTACATTGTAAGATAAGACTTATTGTAAAGTGGGATATTCTTATCTTTAAATAGGAAGCAGTAGAAATTATCCACTGGAGAAGATGCTTCATCTGATCATATGAAGCAAAAACAATTCTATAGACTATCTTTATCTGATAGTGGTATATTTCTGAAGAAACACAAATAACATTCTCTACATTAGTTATGTTTTTATCATTAAGAATAGACGACCGGTTTTGGCCACAACTTACAAGTCACTGGTCGTAAGGCTTTGGTGTAATAAAATGACAGCGTATGTAACTTGATGTGGCGAATGTCACTCGCGAAGAAAAATCGATAGGATCAGTTTCCTGTTTTATAGCAGTGAGCTAATCTTTCCAAGAATACCGAGTTAGTTGATCTATCTAGACATAATGCTGGCCATCAATTCCATAAAGGAGGACATTAAATTTATGACTTTCAGTACCGAAACATCAAATACATTTGATGATTCTGTATATTtcgatttgaaataaatccatTCCATATGTTTAGATGATGCGTAAAAGACATTGTTTTTGATAGATCCACAACTAAAAACAAGTCATTTTAAAGCAATCATCCGACGTTAAATTCTATGGTAAAACGCAAAGTAGGAGAACAAATTTTTAGGTACCTTTGCCCTATTTTATGGAATTCCCTTCCAAAGAATGTTCGCGCGCAATAGCTCCAAACTTTGACTTTTCATACTCACTGCTTTTACTACTCACTGGTAGTTAAAATTGTCTTATTCAGAAGTTCTTTATTCatgatgttttatattgtaaaaCCCAATGAGTCTATATTCCAGAAAATAGCACTATAAAATCTATCATGGTTATCGTTCAATAAAACCCACATAGCATTGTATATGATTAATTACCACTTCAAATTATAAGATAAATACAAAAAGATCATTACCAGATCAAACATTAGAATAAaaataacgagagaaatcccacaaaattcaccatacacggatattgtgtattttctcTGAAATAAAGGTTTCATAATATAGAAGGCCTACCTAAACTGACACATGTAGACTGCCGGTTTCATATTCAAGTCAAATGATATAGGATCTGGCCTACACATGGCCAATCCTGCCATATCACTAAAAGATTTCATCGCTAAAGTCATATCACACCAGGAAATATAAATATCTGAAGTATATCTAGATCTATCTCGCCA
It includes:
- the LOC141906931 gene encoding uncharacterized protein LOC141906931 isoform X2, which codes for MAGLAMCRPDPISFDLNMKPAVYMCQFRLTHDISIENFDLINEDSDFEFENDFNIDHGNSNTDIKCKECSSPRASVASSETDIRNVRARCNDVSHVDRTAYFNMKNIEHKKHHSCEKSDDRSADERKQPTPKINDYYSDSDTETEDSVFIEYERKPKTRHKRRHSNVSPDKIESPTDPEVSCQNKQRPTDLPGLSPRAVSPMSMSTCSEKSLAEEIYEAELALAAEQESNEQDLGSEVVTPKSEDITPQLSDSVDIHFNTLAATSKALLSSNNALLVEDSSPEEQQVATLKKSVSSLSRINSSCSTGTVIDCKVPRSSTSSSASLNIDDLEATHRGIHRFIPRHADEMAIEIGDMLHVIEECDDLWCVGVNLRTGKKGIFPAVYAQDLDFLDDDFHERRPDRFTIKFLGSVEVGFHKGNDVLCQAMQKVLFTRRTSIKSESPPLCCLEISEYGIRMTDKFKGKNGKSDEGFKKTERASFKKRLSKFFSIKQTSDEVIKHNHFFSLKNVSFCGYHPKDERYFGFITKHPREMRFAAHIFLSETSTKPIGEAIGHAFRTFYQEYMAFAHPTEDIYLE
- the LOC141906931 gene encoding uncharacterized protein LOC141906931 isoform X1 encodes the protein MSLTRRKCTRDKSSRNASRRFSFSETAKNFLKLTHDISIENFDLINEDSDFEFENDFNIDHGNSNTDIKCKECSSPRASVASSETDIRNVRARCNDVSHVDRTAYFNMKNIEHKKHHSCEKSDDRSADERKQPTPKINDYYSDSDTETEDSVFIEYERKPKTRHKRRHSNVSPDKIESPTDPEVSCQNKQRPTDLPGLSPRAVSPMSMSTCSEKSLAEEIYEAELALAAEQESNEQDLGSEVVTPKSEDITPQLSDSVDIHFNTLAATSKALLSSNNALLVEDSSPEEQQVATLKKSVSSLSRINSSCSTGTVIDCKVPRSSTSSSASLNIDDLEATHRGIHRFIPRHADEMAIEIGDMLHVIEECDDLWCVGVNLRTGKKGIFPAVYAQDLDFLDDDFHERRPDRFTIKFLGSVEVGFHKGNDVLCQAMQKVLFTRRTSIKSESPPLCCLEISEYGIRMTDKFKGKNGKSDEGFKKTERASFKKRLSKFFSIKQTSDEVIKHNHFFSLKNVSFCGYHPKDERYFGFITKHPREMRFAAHIFLSETSTKPIGEAIGHAFRTFYQEYMAFAHPTEDIYLE
- the LOC141906931 gene encoding uncharacterized protein LOC141906931 isoform X3, producing MSLTRRKCTRDKSSRNASRRFSFSETAKNFLKLTHDISIENFDLINEDSDFEFENDFNIDHGNSNTDIKCKECSSPRASVASSETDIRNVRARCNDVSHVDRTAYFNMKNIEHKKHHSCEKSDDRSADERKQPTPKINDYYSDSDTETEDSVFIEYERKPKTRHKRRHSNVSPDKIESPTDPEVSCQNKQRPTDLPGLSPRAVSPMSMSTCSEKSLAEEIYEAELALAAEQESNEQDLGSEVVTPKSEDITPQLSDSVDIHFNTLAATSKALLSSNNALLVEDSSPEEQQVATLKKSVSSLSRINSSCSTGTVIDCKVPRSSTSSSASLNIDDLEATHRGIHRFIPRHADEMAIEIGDMLHVIEECDDLWCVGVNLRTGKKGIFPAVYAQDLDFLDDDFHERRPDRFTIKFLGSVEVGFHKGNDVLCQAMQKVLFTRRTSIKSESPPLCCLEISEYGIRMTDKFKGKQTSDEVIKHNHFFSLKNVSFCGYHPKDERYFGFITKHPREMRFAAHIFLSETSTKPIGEAIGHAFRTFYQEYMAFAHPTEDIYLE